In a genomic window of Quercus lobata isolate SW786 chromosome 4, ValleyOak3.0 Primary Assembly, whole genome shotgun sequence:
- the LOC115986483 gene encoding PHD finger-like domain-containing protein 5B, which produces MAKHHPDLIMCRKQPGIAIGRLCEKCDGKCVICDSYVRPCTLVRVCDECNYGSFQGRCVICGGVGISDAYYCKECTQQEKDRDGCPKIVNLGSAKTDLFYERKKYGFKKR; this is translated from the coding sequence ATGGCCAAGCATCATCCTGATTTGATTATGTGCCGGAAGCAGCCAGGAATTGCTATTGGACGACTTTGTGAGAAATGTGATGGGAAGTGTGTAATATGTGATTCCTATGTGCGCCCTTGCACACTCGTTCGAGTTTGTGATGAATGCAACTATGGATCCTTTCAAGGTCGCTGTGTTATTTGTGGAGGAGTGGGAATTTCTGATGCCTACTATTGCAAAGAGTGTACACAGCAGGAGAAAGATAGGGATGGATGTccaaaaattgtcaatttaggGAGTGCCAAAACTGACCTATTCTACGAACGTAAGAAATATGGTTTTAAGAAAAGATGA